From one Panulirus ornatus isolate Po-2019 chromosome 11, ASM3632096v1, whole genome shotgun sequence genomic stretch:
- the LOC139751293 gene encoding probable methyltransferase-like protein 24 isoform X3: MVERVRSGPHFLILLIVSSGLFIIALLQNSPKWRTQSTSRKLSEDVSTTMFADVSQKTAVAETTTAPIAGASAAATEAHVAGRAPPSQQLASSPCSTEVLPGNSRRNKPPFFFSDNLTSFVDYAETPRVSCREMRYFGGRVSPSGLVDGDKAVCLAPVFDITPGDCIVYSFGISNEWSFDDAMAQFGCQVYAFDPTMGVADHNKSERVHFYNLGLGPSDTSTRIGGVSASLRTLGHIMDMLGHTNKMIDYVKIDIEGYEYSSFEQLSKEAHILRQVKQLGIEVHPGLEYHGLIYDLFVLLEYLGFTTFDARRTPHQDLWYTTASLPDIILASCYELAWAQVDYITW, from the exons ATGGTAGAGAG GGTTCGGAGTGGGCCACATTTCCTCATTCTGCTCATCGTGTCCTCTGGGCTGTTCATCATAGCTTTACT ACAAAATTCGCCGAAATGGCGAACACAGAGCACGTCAAGGAAACTGAGTGAGGACGTATCGACAACGATGTTCGCAGATGTGTCGCAGAAGACCGCGGTAGCAGAAACCACGACTGCACCAATAGCTGGagcgtcagcagcagcaacagaagcacatGTAGCAGGAAGAGCACCACCATCACAGCAGTTAGCGTCGTCACCCTGCTCGACTGAGGTTCTACCCGGCAACTCCAGGAGGAACAAgcctcccttcttcttctccgACAACCTTACATCTTTCGTCGA CTACGCGGAGACACCCCGGGTGAGCTGCCGGGAAATGCGATACTTTGGGGGACGGGTCAGCCCGAGTGGACTAGTAGACGGTGACAAGGCTGTCTGCCTCGCCCCTGTATTTGACATCACCCCGGGTGACTGCATTGTCTACTCCTTTGGCATAAGCAACGAGTGGAGTTTTGACGATGCCATGGCTCAGTTTGGTTGTCAG GTTTACGCGTTCGACCCTACTATGGGCGTGGCTGACCATAACAAGTCAGAGCGGGTGCACTTCTACAACTTAGGCCTGGGGCCCTCGGACACCTCCACCAGAATCGGGGGCGTCAGCGCCTCCCTCCGTACCCTGGGCCATATCATGGACATGCTCGGACATACAAATAAG ATGATAGATTACGTGAAAATCGACATAGAAGGTTACGAGTACTCTTCGTTCGAGCAGCTGTCTAAAGAAGCTCATATACTACGGCAGGTGAAACAA CTTGGTATAGAGGTGCATCCCGGCCTCGAGTACCATGGCCTCATATACGACCTGTTCGTACTCCTGGAGTACCTCGGCTTCACCACCTTCGACGCCCGCCGGACGCCGCACCAAGACCTCTGGTACACGACAGCCAGTCTTCCAGACATCATCCTCGCCTCCTGCTACGAGCTCGCCTGGGCCCAGGTCGACTATATCACCTGGTGA
- the LOC139751293 gene encoding probable methyltransferase-like protein 24 isoform X2 — translation MVCKVQTRESDPCMSRVRSGPHFLILLIVSSGLFIIALLQNSPKWRTQSTSRKLSEDVSTTMFADVSQKTAVAETTTAPIAGASAAATEAHVAGRAPPSQQLASSPCSTEVLPGNSRRNKPPFFFSDNLTSFVDYAETPRVSCREMRYFGGRVSPSGLVDGDKAVCLAPVFDITPGDCIVYSFGISNEWSFDDAMAQFGCQVYAFDPTMGVADHNKSERVHFYNLGLGPSDTSTRIGGVSASLRTLGHIMDMLGHTNKMIDYVKIDIEGYEYSSFEQLSKEAHILRQLGIEVHPGLEYHGLIYDLFVLLEYLGFTTFDARRTPHQDLWYTTASLPDIILASCYELAWAQVDYITW, via the exons atggtgtgcaaagtgcaaacGAGAGAAAGTGACCCGTGTATGTCTAG GGTTCGGAGTGGGCCACATTTCCTCATTCTGCTCATCGTGTCCTCTGGGCTGTTCATCATAGCTTTACT ACAAAATTCGCCGAAATGGCGAACACAGAGCACGTCAAGGAAACTGAGTGAGGACGTATCGACAACGATGTTCGCAGATGTGTCGCAGAAGACCGCGGTAGCAGAAACCACGACTGCACCAATAGCTGGagcgtcagcagcagcaacagaagcacatGTAGCAGGAAGAGCACCACCATCACAGCAGTTAGCGTCGTCACCCTGCTCGACTGAGGTTCTACCCGGCAACTCCAGGAGGAACAAgcctcccttcttcttctccgACAACCTTACATCTTTCGTCGA CTACGCGGAGACACCCCGGGTGAGCTGCCGGGAAATGCGATACTTTGGGGGACGGGTCAGCCCGAGTGGACTAGTAGACGGTGACAAGGCTGTCTGCCTCGCCCCTGTATTTGACATCACCCCGGGTGACTGCATTGTCTACTCCTTTGGCATAAGCAACGAGTGGAGTTTTGACGATGCCATGGCTCAGTTTGGTTGTCAG GTTTACGCGTTCGACCCTACTATGGGCGTGGCTGACCATAACAAGTCAGAGCGGGTGCACTTCTACAACTTAGGCCTGGGGCCCTCGGACACCTCCACCAGAATCGGGGGCGTCAGCGCCTCCCTCCGTACCCTGGGCCATATCATGGACATGCTCGGACATACAAATAAG ATGATAGATTACGTGAAAATCGACATAGAAGGTTACGAGTACTCTTCGTTCGAGCAGCTGTCTAAAGAAGCTCATATACTACGGCAG CTTGGTATAGAGGTGCATCCCGGCCTCGAGTACCATGGCCTCATATACGACCTGTTCGTACTCCTGGAGTACCTCGGCTTCACCACCTTCGACGCCCGCCGGACGCCGCACCAAGACCTCTGGTACACGACAGCCAGTCTTCCAGACATCATCCTCGCCTCCTGCTACGAGCTCGCCTGGGCCCAGGTCGACTATATCACCTGGTGA
- the LOC139751293 gene encoding probable methyltransferase-like protein 24 isoform X1 yields the protein MVCKVQTRESDPCMSRVRSGPHFLILLIVSSGLFIIALLQNSPKWRTQSTSRKLSEDVSTTMFADVSQKTAVAETTTAPIAGASAAATEAHVAGRAPPSQQLASSPCSTEVLPGNSRRNKPPFFFSDNLTSFVDYAETPRVSCREMRYFGGRVSPSGLVDGDKAVCLAPVFDITPGDCIVYSFGISNEWSFDDAMAQFGCQVYAFDPTMGVADHNKSERVHFYNLGLGPSDTSTRIGGVSASLRTLGHIMDMLGHTNKMIDYVKIDIEGYEYSSFEQLSKEAHILRQVKQLGIEVHPGLEYHGLIYDLFVLLEYLGFTTFDARRTPHQDLWYTTASLPDIILASCYELAWAQVDYITW from the exons atggtgtgcaaagtgcaaacGAGAGAAAGTGACCCGTGTATGTCTAG GGTTCGGAGTGGGCCACATTTCCTCATTCTGCTCATCGTGTCCTCTGGGCTGTTCATCATAGCTTTACT ACAAAATTCGCCGAAATGGCGAACACAGAGCACGTCAAGGAAACTGAGTGAGGACGTATCGACAACGATGTTCGCAGATGTGTCGCAGAAGACCGCGGTAGCAGAAACCACGACTGCACCAATAGCTGGagcgtcagcagcagcaacagaagcacatGTAGCAGGAAGAGCACCACCATCACAGCAGTTAGCGTCGTCACCCTGCTCGACTGAGGTTCTACCCGGCAACTCCAGGAGGAACAAgcctcccttcttcttctccgACAACCTTACATCTTTCGTCGA CTACGCGGAGACACCCCGGGTGAGCTGCCGGGAAATGCGATACTTTGGGGGACGGGTCAGCCCGAGTGGACTAGTAGACGGTGACAAGGCTGTCTGCCTCGCCCCTGTATTTGACATCACCCCGGGTGACTGCATTGTCTACTCCTTTGGCATAAGCAACGAGTGGAGTTTTGACGATGCCATGGCTCAGTTTGGTTGTCAG GTTTACGCGTTCGACCCTACTATGGGCGTGGCTGACCATAACAAGTCAGAGCGGGTGCACTTCTACAACTTAGGCCTGGGGCCCTCGGACACCTCCACCAGAATCGGGGGCGTCAGCGCCTCCCTCCGTACCCTGGGCCATATCATGGACATGCTCGGACATACAAATAAG ATGATAGATTACGTGAAAATCGACATAGAAGGTTACGAGTACTCTTCGTTCGAGCAGCTGTCTAAAGAAGCTCATATACTACGGCAGGTGAAACAA CTTGGTATAGAGGTGCATCCCGGCCTCGAGTACCATGGCCTCATATACGACCTGTTCGTACTCCTGGAGTACCTCGGCTTCACCACCTTCGACGCCCGCCGGACGCCGCACCAAGACCTCTGGTACACGACAGCCAGTCTTCCAGACATCATCCTCGCCTCCTGCTACGAGCTCGCCTGGGCCCAGGTCGACTATATCACCTGGTGA
- the LOC139751293 gene encoding probable methyltransferase-like protein 24 isoform X4 gives MVCKVQTRESDPCMSRVRSGPHFLILLIVSSGLFIIALLQNSPKWRTQSTSRKLSEDVSTTMFADVSQKTAVAETTTAPIAGASAAATEAHVAGRAPPSQQLASSPCSTEVLPGNSRRNKPPFFFSDNLTSFVDYAETPRVSCREMRYFGGRVSPSGLVDGDKAVCLAPVFDITPGDCIVYSFGISNEWSFDDAMAQFGCQVYAFDPTMGVADHNKSERVHFYNLGLGPSDTSTRIGGVSASLRTLGHIMDMLGHTNKLGIEVHPGLEYHGLIYDLFVLLEYLGFTTFDARRTPHQDLWYTTASLPDIILASCYELAWAQVDYITW, from the exons atggtgtgcaaagtgcaaacGAGAGAAAGTGACCCGTGTATGTCTAG GGTTCGGAGTGGGCCACATTTCCTCATTCTGCTCATCGTGTCCTCTGGGCTGTTCATCATAGCTTTACT ACAAAATTCGCCGAAATGGCGAACACAGAGCACGTCAAGGAAACTGAGTGAGGACGTATCGACAACGATGTTCGCAGATGTGTCGCAGAAGACCGCGGTAGCAGAAACCACGACTGCACCAATAGCTGGagcgtcagcagcagcaacagaagcacatGTAGCAGGAAGAGCACCACCATCACAGCAGTTAGCGTCGTCACCCTGCTCGACTGAGGTTCTACCCGGCAACTCCAGGAGGAACAAgcctcccttcttcttctccgACAACCTTACATCTTTCGTCGA CTACGCGGAGACACCCCGGGTGAGCTGCCGGGAAATGCGATACTTTGGGGGACGGGTCAGCCCGAGTGGACTAGTAGACGGTGACAAGGCTGTCTGCCTCGCCCCTGTATTTGACATCACCCCGGGTGACTGCATTGTCTACTCCTTTGGCATAAGCAACGAGTGGAGTTTTGACGATGCCATGGCTCAGTTTGGTTGTCAG GTTTACGCGTTCGACCCTACTATGGGCGTGGCTGACCATAACAAGTCAGAGCGGGTGCACTTCTACAACTTAGGCCTGGGGCCCTCGGACACCTCCACCAGAATCGGGGGCGTCAGCGCCTCCCTCCGTACCCTGGGCCATATCATGGACATGCTCGGACATACAAATAAG CTTGGTATAGAGGTGCATCCCGGCCTCGAGTACCATGGCCTCATATACGACCTGTTCGTACTCCTGGAGTACCTCGGCTTCACCACCTTCGACGCCCGCCGGACGCCGCACCAAGACCTCTGGTACACGACAGCCAGTCTTCCAGACATCATCCTCGCCTCCTGCTACGAGCTCGCCTGGGCCCAGGTCGACTATATCACCTGGTGA